The following proteins are encoded in a genomic region of Anguilla anguilla isolate fAngAng1 chromosome 15, fAngAng1.pri, whole genome shotgun sequence:
- the nit2 gene encoding omega-amidase NIT2 yields the protein MAALAKAMSKFRLAVVQLHVSKVKADNLNRVRKLVKEAADKGAKMVVLPECFNSPYGTSFFPEYAEKIPGESTQLLSEAAKENAVYLVGGSIPEEDGGKLYNTCPVFGPDGTLLLKHRKIHLFDIDVPGKIRFQESETLSPGSSFSVFDTPFCKVGVGICYDMRFAELAQIYTKRGCQLLVYPGAFNMTTGPAHWELLQRGRAVDNQVYVATASPARDETASYVAWGHSSVVSPWGEVVAQAGSEETVVYADIDLQYLSDVRQQIPISSQSRGDLYGVSEAQQGGIGSGPQRT from the exons ATGGCCGCTTTAGCTAAAGCAATGTCGA AGTTCCGCCTGGCTGTGGTGCAGCTGCACGTATCAAAGGTCAAGGCGGACAACCTGAACAGAGTGCGGAAACTGGTGAAGGAGGCGGCAGATAAGGGAGCCAAAATGGTGGTTCTGCCT GAGTGTTTCAACTCCCCGTACGGGACCAGCTTTTTCCCGGAGTACGCAGAGAAGATCCCTGGGGAGTCCACACAGCTCCTGTCTGAAGCAGCCAAGGAGAACGCAGTGTACCTGGTGGGGG gTTCCATCCCAGAGGAAGACGGGGGGAAGTTGTATAACACCTGTCCGGTTTTTGGGCCGGACGGTACTCTGCTTCTCAAACACAGGAAG ATTCATCTCTTTGATATCGACGTTCCTGGGAAAATCCGCTTCCAGGAGTCAGAGACACTCAGTCCAGGAAGCAGCTTTTCTGTATTCGACACAC CTTTCTGTAAGGTGGGCGTAGGGATCTGCTATGACATGCGCTTTGCGGAGCTGGCCCAGATCTACACAAAGAGAG GGTGTCAGCTGTTGGTTTACCCCGGAGCATTCAATATGACCACTGGACCAGCCCACTGGGAACTGCTGCAGAGAGGGAG GGCAGTGGATAACCAGGTCTATGTGGCCACAGCTTCTCCAGCCCGCGACGAAACCGCCTCCTACGTGGCCTGGGGTCACAGCAGCGTGGTCAGCCCCTG GGGTGAGGTGGTCGCTCAAGCTGGCTCAGAGGAGACTGTAGTGTACGCTGATATTG ACCTGCAGTACCTGTCGGACGTGCGCCAGCAGATCCCCATCTCCTCCCAGAGCCGCGGCGACCTGTACGGTGTGAGTGAGGCACAGCAGGGGGGCATTGG GTCTGGACCACAGCGTACctga